DNA sequence from the Nicotiana tomentosiformis chromosome 3, ASM39032v3, whole genome shotgun sequence genome:
aacTGAAGTTCTTCAAAACACTCCGAACcgcgctcaaaactcacccgagcccccggggctccacaccaaacatctacacaagtataaaaataccgtacgaactcgctcgcgcgattaaaacatcaaaataacatctaaaatcatgaatcagatGCTAAAATCCACGAATTAAATTATGaaattcaagaacttctagaaatACTTTCGCGCGTTCGAtttctatcaaatcaactcagaatgatgctaaattttgcatacaagtcataaatgaccatACAGAATTATTCCTAGACTCGAAATaccaaatggacctcgataacaccaaattctactccaaaccaaactcaAAGTacttgaaaaatctttaatgcgccaactttcaatattaagcggcGAAAAAATCTCGGTCAttcgaaactcgatccgaacatacgcccaaatccaaaatcatcatacaaacctattgggactgtcaaatcccggttctgaggtcgtttgctcaaaacgttgactcaagtcaaacttaaccattttaagccaatattaagtaactaagtgttctgatttcaacccgaacccttccaaatccgaactaactatccccgtaagtcataaagcAGTAAAAgtacatatggggagtcttaattaggggaacgggaatctagaaggcaaaacgaccggtcggatcattataTGGAGATTATTTAAAGTCAGAAGATGTACAAGTGGTTTATATAGATGAATTACTGCTGAGACCTCTGTTTGATAATTATGACCCTCCAATTATATATGTTCCGTGCACATGCGATATGAGTagcggagccagaatttttatCAAGGAGTGTCATAATATAAAAAATTAGATACATCAAAAAGTCAAGAGAAGTCAAcatatagtaaatatacataaaataaaaaaaattatctagTAATATAATGTAATTTTCTGACGAATGGGTATCGATTGACATCCCTTGGTTGAATGTGGCTCCGCACTGGCTAGGACTAATGAAATGTATTAGGTGAATGTTCAAGGCTATATAGTTATTACAAATTCTACGGATATTAAATTATCCGGAAGGTGATAAGGTAGATTATATTTTGCATTAGTTGGTTTAGTATAAATATCTAAGTGTATAGTTAGGTTGTTTCCTATCTAATGATGGCCTTTACATTCCAAACTTCACATGAGAGTCGAAGATGGTGATGGACGCAGAAATCGCTCTCAGTAACAAGATTGATAATTTGTTATTCAACCACATGAAATCAACGCCAAAATTTGTCTCATTATTATTGTTTATTCAAACACCAAAAACGTTTTTAGTCGGTACTGCAAATAAATCAAATCAGAGAGAACTTTCGTAATCAAGTTGCAATGTTTGATTTATTTACCATGAATTTTCGTAATAAAGTTGCAGTGTTTGATTTATTTAACATGAACTTTCGTAGCATAAGATGTTTGTCTTCATCGAGAAAATAATGTCGGTTTACATGGGTTGCGGAAGCTACACTAAAAGAAAGAAGGGAACAGAGGAATATTGAACAGACGTAGTAAAGTAACTATAAATTATAATAAAGAAGAGAGAAATCAGAAATGAACGTAATAATTATAGGAGTTACAATATATAGCTTGCATAGGCGGAGCTAAACCTTATGCATTCGGGATTTTAGTCCCATTAAATTACCAGTgtctaaataaataattattcaataaatttattaagataaatataaaatttgaagCAAAGTTATTGATTCAGGCCCTTCCCCTTAAGCCTTGAGAAGTTTGTAACCCAAAGACAATCATTGAGTGAACTGTATCttttttgtgttagttgacataaATCGCACCCTTTCTCCTAGTAGGGCTTGACCTCTGAATTGTATTGTtacggaagccaaatgtatatagtgtgaatgagtcacaactactataccaaaaattatgacaaccactaaataataaataagacaataagacaacaataaaaaaacaccagaatttacgaggttcggccaattttacctacttcctcggacacaattaatattttatttcacTCCAATATtataagtgaaataatactaaagagagaagatacaaatgccttaagaagataaaaaaggcaaatgagaggtgtgtctaaatcctaaacattaggcctccttttatagggtgaaattcccattcaaaattgtcatccaccgatgtgagacttttgacaatttcaacaaatctccaccttggcaaaattccatatcttcaattttctctcaataacaaattttggttgtgtcttcatcttcaatctttagtgttcaacaatgttgatcaaatctaaacaatgttgaaacttgaccgcagtcaccacttttgtcagcatatcagcagggttctccgtagtatgaattttcttcaccgtgactccaccttcttctatgatttctcttacgaaatgataccgaacattaatgtgcttcgtccttgcatgataaacttggttcttcgctaattgaatagcactttgactatcacaaaaaattataatattattttgttcaataccaagctcctttagcaacccctgaagccaaattgcctccttcacagcctctgtaatagccatgtactctgcctctgttgtagacaaagcaactgttgaatgcaaagtagacttccaactaactggtgcctttgcaaaagtaaacacataaccagtagttgaccttcgtttttccagatcacccgcaaaatctgagtcacaatatccaactacagaccgattgccttcctgctcaaaaactaacccaacatctacagtactatgaatataccgtagaatccatttcacagcttgtcaatgctcctttcctggattatgcatatatctgctaataactctaACGGCTTGTGAAAtatcaggtctcgtacaaaccattgcatacatcaagctaccaataacatttgcgtatggtacccttgacatatactcctgttcagtttcatcctttggcgacatagtagtacttagcttaaaatggggagcaagtggtgtactaattggcttagtcttcttatctattccaaaacgctgtagtactatcttcaaatattctttctgagataaacagagtttctttgaacgtctatctcttattatctccatgccaagaattttctttgcctcacccagatccttcatctcgaactcctccttcaatTGAATCtttaacttatcaatttcttccgaattcttggaagttatcaacatatcatcaatatataggagaagatatacaaaggaaccatcattaagtttgcgcaaataaacacaatgatcgtatttgcttctcttgtacccttgccgcaacataaacttgtcaaatcgcttgtaccattgtctagaagattatttcaatccgtacaatgatttttcaagtttgcataccatattttcttttccaacaactttgaatccttctggctgattcatgtagatttcctcctccaagtttccatgtaaaaacgcagtttttacatccatctgaactagttccaaatccaactgtgctaccaaagccaacataattctaatggaggaatgttttacaactggagaaaatacttcattgtaatcaattccctccttctgagcatatcctttggccaccagtCTTGCTTTGTaacgaacatcttcttggttaggaaatccttctttctttgcaaatacccatttgtacctaattgttttctttcccttcgggagattggccaatttctatgtatgattctgatgaagggactgcatttcttcattcatggcaatcctccgcttatcttcttttgaactttggattgcgtctttataagtggtaggaacaccatcagctacaattaaAGTTGCACAAGCAACcatctctatgagacgaacaggtttcgttattaTCCTTTTTGGCCTGTttgttgctattgattcaagttgttatcgaggttcctgagttggaatctccctctctactagctcttcttccagagggtaatcttcatgagtttcctcatctgcttcttgtgtaggaaaaataaattttccctcaaactccacctgctttgatgcaccaccagtttgtttgacatcttcaactgtcaccttatctgttatggcagattcatcaaaggtaataTCTCTgatgaatataatattccttgtctctggacaccataagcggtatcctttgactccagaagtaatccccataaatatagccttctttgctctcggatccaattttgactctttcacatgatagtatgcaattgagccaaacacgtgcaaagaatcataatctacagcaggttttccataccatttttcaaatggtgtcttgccatcaatagcagcagatggtagacgattaatgaggtggcatgcatatgtaattgcctcagcccaaaattctttgcccaagccagcattggacaacatacaccgtaccttctccagtaaagtccggttcatacgttctgccactccattctgttgtggtgtatttctgacagtgaagtgtcggacgatgccatcattttcacagaccttattgaaatgatcatttttgtattcacctccattgtctgtgtGAATAtacttgatcctcctgcctgtttgattctccaccatcgtcttccatttgagaaaaatttccaacacttcatctttcctcttcattgtatacacccacactcttcgggaaaaatcatcaacaaaggttagaaaatagtgcttcccacccaatgaaggtgttttggaagaaccccaaacatcagagtgtacataatccaaaatgcctttagtattatggatcgctgtaccaaatttaacccttgtctgtttccctttgacacaatgctcgcaaaactccaagttgcaagtctttacgccttttaacaacCCTTGATTAAATAGAGCTTTCAAGGAtcttcctccagcatgtcccaagcgcatgtgccatagcttggttgcttctgcctctttgtcatcactggatgtcactattgttgtcccaataactgtactaccacgatagcggtacatgttattgttcttccgattggccttcattaccactagtgcaccggagtatattctcatcactccattttctgcaatgattttgaacccttttgattctagggctcccacagagataagattcttcttcaaacccgatacatatcgaacatctgttaatgttttGATCATTCCTTCATGGttccttaatcttattgaaccaatgccatatgaggtaagagggctgttatccgctgtgtggatgactccatattctccttcttgaaaattcacgaaccagtccttgttgggacacatatggtagctacaagccgagtccatcaaccatatgtctgatgatgttgataactctgttgtaactaatgagaagtctgaatcatcacaatcagctacatttgaatccataatggcctttccattgttatgtctggccttattcttcaacttcggacagtctttcttccagtgccccttttctcgacaaaaggcacattcatctttgctgggtctagatctcgacttggatcttcccttcttagtcctcgtttgattttgaggacgacccctcacaattagtgcttctccttctccgcccttctgtttttctccctttctttgttcatagctgtacaaagccgaacaaacttctctgagagaaatttcgtcatttccatggagtagagtagtttcaaggtactcgtactcattaggaagtgaccccaacaacatcaaggccaagtcaccatcatcaaaagttgcatctatattttgcaaatctgtgaccaacttattgaaactggtaatatgttcattcattgtggtaccaggaacataggtaaagcgaaacagtctcttcttcaagtacaatttattttgactatttttcttcaaaaatttatcctccagtgctttccataatttacttgcagaagttttctttgtgtatggatatttctgctctctagcaaggtaggatcgaatggtaccgcaagcaacacgattgataattttccaatcttcttctccaataacatctggcttcttttcttcaatggcaagatctagcccttgttgaaaaagaacatctagaacctcgccttgccacatcccaaaatgtcctgacccgtcaaaaatttctaccgcaaatttcgcatttgacacaattcttgtcataagcgaagatgccaacgatgacgtattattgacacttgatgtagattcttcttgtttactgtctcccattttgacacaaatattatttagtagctgacgacacaaatcaagattatttcctttctggtgtggaagatcagactaagctgcaaccacagagcatactcagacagaaccttgactcagttaccaagatagatcttttctgatgtggaagatcagactatgctgcaaccacagagcatacttagacagtaccttggctctgataccaattgttgcggaagccaaatgtatatagtgtgaatgagtcacaactactataccaaaaattatgacaaccactaaataataaacaagacaataagacaacaataaaagaacaccagaatttacgaggttcggccaattttgcctacttcctcggacacaatcaatattttattccactccaaaattacaagtgaaataatactaaagagagaagatacaaatgccttaagaagataaaaggcaaatgagaggtgtatttaaatcctaaacattaggcctccttttatagggtgaaattctcattcaaaattgtcatccaccgatgtggtacttttgccaatttcaacaaatctccaccttggcaaaattccacatcttcacgGTCAGAAGACCAGAAAAGTAATTAGAAGAGATGAGGAAACCTAGTAGTTGTTGGTCGGGGCGAACCCGTAATTTAGATACTATAATAGAAGGTTCCCTAGTTACCTAGGTGAAAGAGGAGCTGTAAACAACAAAAGTAGTAAATCAGCTAAGAGTTAAGGGTTGGTAAGAATGACAAACTTATTTTCAACACCATGCACCGCATGCGCGTTACTAGTTTAATATTTCTTCCTAAGCTTAAGAGGGATTGTTAGTAAATTACTCATCCTCCTAGCAGTATAAATAGCCTACATTAGTACCAGACTTATACCATCTCATCTTTGCAATTACTTCTCTTTACAATTTTTGTAGGGAGGAAATTCTGCCTTGGATTCCTTATATCATGGCTTCCAAAACAAGAGCCTCAGTTGCCCTTTTCCTCCCCTTGAATCTCCTTTTCTTTGTCATAGTCAGTGGAACTGATTGTGGATCTTGTCATCATAATCCTCCTAGCACCGGTAATGGTGGTGGCAATGGAGGTAACACTGGTGGCTCGGGCAATGGTGGCGGCTCCGGCAATGGAGGTGGTTCGGGCAATGGCGGCGGAGGTGGCAATAGACAATGCAGGTGCCCGAGAGATGCTCTGAAGTTGGGGGTATGTGCAAATTTAGTTGGTGGATTAGTGGGAGCGATAGTGGGTTCTCCACCAACTTTGCCATGCTGCAGCTTGATCGCGGGGCTGGCGGATTTAGAGGCGGCAGTTTGCTTGTGCACAGCCATAAGAGCAAATGTGTTGGGAATAAATCTCAACGTGCCACTCTCTCTTAGCCTTGTTCTCAACAACTGTGGAAGGAATCCTCCTACTGGCTTCATTTGCTAAGCCGAAGTACGCGATTAATTATATTAATCCTCATTCTGCTTTTGTTATGTCAGTCATTTTGGCGTTTGCATGAATTTTTTTTATGATCACTTTGTCAATTGTGTTATGCTAACGGTTCTAATTAATAAGAGAACTAGCAAAATTAAATAGCACGGTCATGAAGCACAGTTGATTTTATATGTGTACTTTGGAGGTTTATTAATATATGTACCATCATTTTCTGTTTCATAAGCATATTTGTGAAAGTGCAAGAGGGGAGGGgtgaattataatttttcttttcttttacgaGGTAGTCGACTAAATTGCTTTTTAGTCGACTAGACTTTTGATATGAGATGTAAACTAAATACAGAAAAGTAAACTGTAGAAAGTAAATGACACGGAATGTTTTATATAGGTTCGGATTCAGAATGATCTCCTATGTCCAGTCCtcttgggttgcaagggtgttcTTTTTCAAGTATGAAGTTTCTTGGTACAGGTTGGTTGGT
Encoded proteins:
- the LOC104120221 gene encoding 14 kDa proline-rich protein DC2.15-like translates to MASKTRASVALFLPLNLLFFVIVSGTDCGSCHHNPPSTGNGGGNGGNTGGSGNGGGSGNGGGSGNGGGGGNRQCRCPRDALKLGVCANLVGGLVGAIVGSPPTLPCCSLIAGLADLEAAVCLCTAIRANVLGINLNVPLSLSLVLNNCGRNPPTGFIC